The following are from one region of the Ictalurus furcatus strain D&B chromosome 11, Billie_1.0, whole genome shotgun sequence genome:
- the glyctk gene encoding glycerate kinase yields MAQVLTHSRSVLPWSPLWVRSMCSLEEQARAIFAAAVEGVQPDSVVRRALQRRGDELVVAEHSFKLCHNLHLVGFGKAVLGMAAEAERIVGDHLVQGIVSVPRGIQETLQRHRKLNMLLEASSKIKVMEGAKHNLPDTDAQRSAESIWKLASNLTERDLLLVLISGGGSALLPAPVPPITLQEKQEVTRRLAAAGASIQELNTVRRALSLLKGGGLACSADPAQVVGLILSDIIGDPVDLIASGPTVCSETSLEEVWAILNRYNLSATLPLSVKEVLNQTGSQKRSRLKDQPQQVNIFNAVIGSNAIALECASRKAQELGLRPVILSPGVSGNVQAVAQLYGLLSRFACSPGKESPELRAQILKLGAEVGVGSWELCSTIKHLEAGRQENRHATCLLAGGEPTVQLLGKGRGGRNQELALRVGLELSRAPERSMTVFLSGGTDGQDGPTEAAGAVSDGNIEAEAKSQGLCIDGFLRNNDSFTFFSSLSKGQKLLLPGLTGTNVMDVHMMILPPPTQTE; encoded by the exons ATGGCCCAAGTCCTAACACACTCTCGCTCTGTTCTTCCCTGGAGCCCTCTATGGGTCAGAAGCATGTGTTCACTAGAAGAGCAAGCTCGTGCAATCTTTGCTGCCGCTGTGGAGGGAGTGCAGCCAGACAGCGTGGTGCGCAGAGCTCTACAGCGACGGGGGGATGAGCTGGTGGTGGCTGAGCACAGTTTCAAGCTCTGTCATAACCTGCATCTGGTGGGTTTTGGGAAGGCTGTGCTGGGGATGGCTGCAGAGGCAGAGAGGATTGTGGGAGATCACCTGGTTCAAGGGATAGTTAGTGTGCCTCGTGGAATTCAGGAAACACTGCAACGTCACAGGAAGCT AAACATGTTGCTAGAGGCCAGCAGTAAAATCAAAGTGATGGAAGGAGCTAAACACAACCTGCCAGACACAGATGCCCAAAGATCAGCAGAGAGCATCTGGAAACTTGCCAGCAATCTTACTGAACGAGATCTGCTGCTTGTCCTCATATCAG GTGGTGGCTCTGCTTTACTACCCGCTCCAGTGCCACCAATAACCCTGCaggaaaaacaggaagtgacacgtCGCTTAGCGGCTGCAGGGGCCTCAATTCAGGAGTTAAACACAGTGAGGAGAGCCTTGTCACTGTTGAAAGGTGGAGGCCTGGCCTGTAGCGCAGACCCTGCTCAG GTGGTGGGTCTGATTCTGTCTGACATCATTGGAGATCCAGTTGATCTCATAGCCAGTGGGCCAACAGTATGTAGTGAGACGTCACTGGAGGAAGTTTGGGCCATCCTGAACCGCTACAACCTCTCTGCCACTCTCCCGTTATCTGTGAAAGAGGTTCTGAATCAAACTGGTTCCCAGAAGAGAAGCCGCCTGAAGGATCAACCACAGCAAGTCAACATTTTCAACGCTGTGATTGGCTCCAATGCTATTGCTCTGGAATGCGCCAGCCGTAAAGCACAAGAGTTAGGCCTTCGACCAGTAATTCTATCTCCAGGGGTGAGTGGTAATGTCCAAGCTGTGGCCCAACTGTATGGTTTGCTGTCTCGTTTCGCCTGTTCTccagggaaggagtctccagagcTCAGAGCTCAGATTCTCAAACTGGGAGCAGAGGTTGGGGTTGGGAGCTGGGAACTATGTAGCACAATTAAACATTTGGAAGCTGGCAGGCAGGAAAACAGGCATGCCACATGCCTGCTGGCTGGAGGTGAACCCACTGTCCAGCTACTGGGGAAAGGCAGAGGTGGAAGAAACCAAGAGCTAGCCCTGAGGGTGGGCCTAGAGCTCAGCAGGGCACCGGAGAGAAGCATGACcgtgttcctcagtggtggaaccGATGGTCAGGATGGCCCTACTGAAGCAGCTGGAGCAGTTAGTGATGGGAACATAGAAGCAGAGGCCAAAAGTCAGGGACTATGCATTGATGGATTTCTTCGCAACAATGATTCATTCACATTTTTCTCATCCCTTTCAAAGGGGCAGAAGTTGCTTCTGCCAGGGCTCACAGGTACCAATGTAATGGATGTTCATATGATGATTCTGCCTCCACCAACACAAACAGAGTAG